AACTCTTATTTATCATCGTGGTCTGCTTATTGGTAGTTCCCCTACAAACGACTCTGATTCCCATTTTGCGGATGTACCGAGATTTAGGGTTATCTAACAGTTTTTTGGGGGTTTGGTTGGCCCATACGGGTTATGGTTTACCCCTCGGTATTTATTTGTTACGCAACTATATTGGCGCATTACCCAGAGATCTGATCGAAGCAGCAGAGGTTGATGGTGCATCCCATCTCAAAATTTTCACCAAGCTGATCGTTCCCCTCTCCATGCCAGCGATCGCCTCTTTTGCGGTGTTTCAATTTCTCTGGGTCTGGAATGATTTGCTGATTGCTCTAGTCTATCTTGGCGGAACTTCTGATGTTGCCCCTGTCACAATTCAACTGAGTAATATGGTCGGCTCTCGTGGTCAGGATTGGCATTTACTGACGGCTGGCGCATTTATTACCATGATTGTACCCTTAATCGTATTTTTTGGACTACAACGCTATTTTGTCCGGGGCATTCTGGCTGGTTCGGTAAAATCCTAATCAAGATATCAGGACTGGCAAATTCCTGTGCGATCAGTCAAAATTTCATAACCCGTTTCTGTTACTAATACAGTATGCTCAAACTGGGCGGAAAGGGCATTATCTACTGTTACCACCGTCCAGCGATCGCGTAGGGTTCGGGTATATTTTGACCCTTGATTAACAATCGGTTCAATGGCTAAAGTCATACCTGCTTTTAATTTTATATTCGGTAATTCTCTCGTACGATAATTAAAAACACAAGGTTCTTCATGAAGGTTCTGCCCTACCCCATGACC
Above is a genomic segment from Crocosphaera sp. UHCC 0190 containing:
- a CDS encoding carbohydrate ABC transporter permease, encoding MIKKKNQPKTEFWQKAPIHISILIISFIWTLPTVGLLISSFRRRDAMLKTGWWSIFEHPFELTQYHLGNYLEVLQSQGMGQAFLNSLTIAIPATVIPIAIATFAAYAFAWMKFPGRQLLFIIVVCLLVVPLQTTLIPILRMYRDLGLSNSFLGVWLAHTGYGLPLGIYLLRNYIGALPRDLIEAAEVDGASHLKIFTKLIVPLSMPAIASFAVFQFLWVWNDLLIALVYLGGTSDVAPVTIQLSNMVGSRGQDWHLLTAGAFITMIVPLIVFFGLQRYFVRGILAGSVKS